One Bacteriovorax sp. Seq25_V DNA window includes the following coding sequences:
- a CDS encoding small ribosomal subunit Rsm22 family protein: protein MLSYDVIKDHLIEKISENEIVKNLKKISFTFTQGRDKIQKIYESRAMVASYACFYLPTNAQKMNFFLERVSENILAEIKESIVVELGTGPGTYLLALMDTLGPELTTFFGIDHNPLMLEQAQKLQQELFPTADAYWREDIPSLPKDKKVTLIFGNSLNEMGSALAFRLIDRINPTSIIFIEPGTKQSFHETSKLRTILIKEKFNIIYPCQSSDECPIIKNKLDDWCHQVVRTSLDPSTLRLSQLVSLDRTVMPAIIHFYSREVVREDQSGLIMRLLKSVKHAFFWEVCTLVDGELRLQEIEVPKKLFTKSELKALSKMSTGFNIEFSVDKVLGDGTIRAGKVVLK, encoded by the coding sequence ATGCTTAGTTATGATGTAATTAAAGATCACCTCATTGAAAAAATTTCAGAAAATGAGATTGTAAAAAATCTTAAGAAAATCTCTTTTACCTTCACTCAGGGGCGAGACAAAATCCAAAAGATTTATGAATCCCGTGCAATGGTTGCAAGTTATGCTTGCTTCTATCTGCCAACAAATGCTCAGAAAATGAATTTCTTCTTAGAACGTGTTTCTGAAAATATTCTCGCTGAAATTAAAGAAAGTATTGTCGTTGAGCTTGGAACAGGGCCTGGAACATATCTACTTGCCTTGATGGATACACTTGGTCCTGAACTCACTACTTTTTTTGGAATTGATCACAATCCTTTAATGTTGGAACAGGCCCAAAAGCTGCAACAGGAGCTATTTCCTACAGCTGATGCTTATTGGAGAGAGGATATTCCAAGTCTACCTAAAGATAAGAAGGTTACTCTTATTTTTGGAAACTCATTAAATGAGATGGGATCAGCTTTAGCTTTTAGGTTGATAGATAGAATTAATCCTACAAGCATTATATTTATTGAGCCTGGAACCAAGCAATCATTCCATGAGACATCAAAACTTAGAACGATACTGATCAAGGAAAAATTCAATATCATTTATCCATGTCAAAGTAGTGATGAGTGTCCAATAATAAAGAATAAGCTTGATGATTGGTGTCACCAGGTAGTTAGGACATCGCTTGACCCATCAACTCTTCGTCTATCACAGCTTGTCAGTCTTGATCGCACTGTGATGCCTGCAATTATTCATTTCTATAGCAGGGAAGTTGTACGAGAGGATCAGTCAGGATTGATAATGCGTCTTTTAAAAAGTGTTAAACATGCATTCTTCTGGGAAGTTTGTACTCTTGTTGATGGAGAGTTGAGACTACAGGAAATAGAAGTTCCTAAGAAACTTTTTACTAAGAGTGAACTGAAGGCACTTTCTAAAATGAGTACAGGGTTTAATATAGAATTTAGTGTTGATAAAGTTTTAGGTGATGGAACAATTAGGGCCGGTAAAGTTGTTTTAAAATAA
- a CDS encoding class I SAM-dependent methyltransferase: MPTNSASFSTKDLINKIVVATRNCNGIERVFHGRGNVYKGFEHLTIDLYPPVLYIRSFKHDINLEEVFISSLLLELEGQKIVYHDREKQQFGFHNIGVDEASHFTSEELGLKYLIKLGENQNLGFFPDMTLMRKWLFKNKDVLKGKKVLNLFSYTCSISVVAKACEASQVHNVDLSSSFLNWGRENHRLNFENIDGIFFHKKDILKSLTWLSKKGPYSLVFFDPPSFQKGSFDYKKDYVKVLRRAEDLVEVGGYFVSCLNTPFERHDFILDTFKTVSESFELEEVLYSPNEFEEVDKENGVKICIFKRTK; the protein is encoded by the coding sequence ATGCCAACAAACTCTGCCTCATTCTCAACTAAAGATTTAATAAATAAAATCGTTGTAGCTACAAGAAATTGCAATGGTATTGAACGAGTTTTTCATGGAAGGGGTAATGTTTATAAGGGGTTTGAGCACCTGACAATCGATTTATACCCCCCTGTTTTGTATATCCGTTCATTTAAGCATGATATAAATTTAGAAGAAGTCTTTATTTCCTCCTTACTTTTGGAGCTTGAAGGACAAAAGATTGTTTATCACGACCGTGAGAAGCAACAGTTTGGTTTTCATAATATAGGTGTGGATGAAGCGTCTCACTTTACGTCCGAAGAGTTGGGTTTGAAGTATTTGATTAAGCTTGGAGAGAATCAGAATTTAGGATTTTTTCCTGACATGACTTTGATGAGAAAGTGGCTCTTTAAAAACAAAGATGTACTTAAGGGCAAAAAAGTTTTGAATCTGTTTAGTTACACATGCTCAATTTCGGTAGTAGCAAAAGCATGTGAGGCCTCTCAGGTTCACAATGTTGATTTGAGTAGCAGTTTTTTGAATTGGGGAAGAGAAAATCACCGTCTTAATTTTGAAAATATTGATGGGATATTTTTTCACAAGAAGGATATTTTGAAGTCACTTACATGGCTTTCAAAGAAAGGACCTTATTCTTTAGTTTTCTTCGATCCTCCTTCATTTCAAAAAGGTAGTTTTGATTATAAGAAAGATTATGTGAAGGTTTTAAGAAGAGCTGAGGACCTTGTCGAAGTGGGAGGGTACTTTGTCTCATGCTTAAATACACCTTTTGAAAGACACGATTTTATTTTAGATACTTTTAAAACCGTTAGTGAGTCATTTGAATTAGAAGAAGTTCTCTACTCACCAAATGAATTTGAAGAAGTTGATAAAGAAAATGGCGTTAAGATTTGTATTTTTAAACGAACCAAGTAG
- a CDS encoding HD domain-containing phosphohydrolase: MKALYVCDDKEEWNFIRNLFASHFPKVELVCVIDGADAMEYISYEGPFALILMEAGLKEEDPSKITKSLLSVAGERPVVFIGDKVHVNDRIAPELYETSEMNHIILKPIEVPLFKEKIKKAIDWAKNEEFEKSIEEIDKEELLPMKLRNFYLFDSVPYDVFLELTSTKYIKIISANKRYVHSEINSYAKKNIKYLYLRKNEYLKFLEDGIEKLLTIFESSQRLGAKKTISNQIRSILIIHQYVQTVGVSDTLTKLCDAVIAATRDVILEHKKFKNIIQFFPTAHADLAEQAIMTLYLSESILTALGWASETSRKKLGLASLLYDSMLKNDDLSKITSLEDPSLPMFTETEQQEFRDHPLKAAEIARQFSTYPDADFIIAQHHERPKGDGFPSKLSTNKLTAHSCTFILANNFITKLCNSGKEQGALLNIFREVKIIYNQGNFKEPIQALQRTII, from the coding sequence ATGAAAGCCTTATATGTATGTGATGATAAAGAAGAATGGAATTTTATTCGTAATCTTTTTGCGTCTCATTTTCCTAAAGTAGAACTAGTTTGCGTCATCGATGGTGCTGACGCGATGGAATATATTAGCTACGAGGGACCTTTCGCTCTAATTCTAATGGAGGCCGGCCTCAAAGAAGAAGACCCATCAAAAATTACAAAAAGTCTCCTCTCTGTAGCAGGAGAGAGACCTGTTGTATTTATTGGTGACAAGGTTCACGTCAATGACCGAATTGCTCCAGAGCTCTATGAAACAAGTGAAATGAATCACATCATTCTAAAACCAATAGAAGTTCCACTCTTTAAAGAGAAAATCAAGAAGGCCATCGACTGGGCCAAGAACGAGGAGTTTGAGAAGTCTATCGAGGAGATTGATAAAGAAGAACTACTTCCGATGAAGCTTAGAAATTTCTACCTTTTTGACTCTGTTCCATATGATGTTTTCCTCGAGCTAACTTCAACAAAATACATAAAGATAATTTCAGCAAATAAGCGATATGTTCACAGTGAGATAAACTCTTACGCCAAAAAAAATATTAAATATCTCTATCTTAGAAAGAATGAATATCTTAAATTTCTCGAAGACGGGATCGAAAAGCTTCTCACTATTTTCGAATCAAGTCAGAGACTAGGTGCAAAGAAAACGATTTCGAATCAAATTCGTTCTATCCTGATTATTCATCAGTACGTTCAGACTGTTGGTGTCTCAGATACTCTAACAAAATTATGTGATGCTGTTATCGCGGCAACTCGCGACGTTATCCTGGAGCATAAGAAGTTCAAAAATATTATTCAATTCTTTCCTACTGCTCACGCAGACTTAGCAGAGCAAGCGATTATGACTCTTTATCTTTCTGAATCAATTCTAACTGCACTTGGATGGGCCAGTGAAACTTCCAGAAAGAAACTAGGACTAGCATCCCTACTCTATGATTCGATGTTAAAAAATGATGATCTATCAAAGATTACAAGTCTAGAAGACCCAAGTCTTCCAATGTTCACAGAGACAGAGCAACAAGAATTTAGGGATCACCCGTTAAAAGCAGCGGAGATAGCAAGGCAATTTAGCACTTACCCAGATGCTGACTTTATTATCGCTCAACATCATGAAAGACCCAAGGGAGATGGTTTTCCAAGTAAGCTCAGTACAAATAAACTGACAGCTCACTCTTGTACTTTTATCCTGGCCAATAATTTCATTACGAAACTTTGTAATTCAGGAAAAGAGCAAGGTGCCCTACTAAATATTTTTAGAGAAGTGAAGATTATTTATAATCAAGGAAACTTCAAAGAACCAATCCAAGCATTACAAAGAACTATAATTTAA
- the sfsA gene encoding DNA/RNA nuclease SfsA, which yields MKFENELIKVKVIKRYKRFLVDAILEQDHLEHKKDDVITIHTANTGSMKTCLEPGWNALISFHDNPKRKLKYSLELTNNGSSLIGVNTSVTNSLAIEAIENGKIKELQGFDKLKPEYKIGKSRIDILLYDQADNEEMTNRCFVEVKNVSMKSESDLATFPDAVTERGQKHLNELMEIVKGGERACMLYIIQREDVSRFKPAKEIDPEYARLLKEAKEIGVEILVYRCSVTPKEVKVDTAIPYEL from the coding sequence ATGAAATTTGAAAATGAACTGATTAAAGTAAAAGTGATAAAAAGGTATAAACGTTTCTTAGTTGATGCGATACTCGAACAGGATCATTTAGAACACAAGAAGGATGATGTTATCACTATTCACACTGCGAACACGGGTAGTATGAAGACGTGTCTTGAACCTGGCTGGAACGCTCTTATTAGCTTTCACGATAATCCTAAGAGAAAATTAAAATACAGCCTTGAACTCACAAATAATGGTTCATCTCTAATTGGAGTAAATACAAGTGTCACAAATTCTCTGGCCATTGAAGCCATCGAGAATGGAAAAATAAAAGAGCTTCAGGGATTTGATAAGCTTAAACCTGAATATAAAATTGGAAAAAGTCGAATCGATATCCTGCTCTATGATCAAGCTGATAATGAAGAAATGACTAATAGATGCTTCGTTGAAGTTAAGAATGTTTCAATGAAGAGTGAATCGGATCTTGCAACATTTCCAGATGCAGTAACTGAACGTGGACAAAAGCATCTAAACGAACTGATGGAAATTGTTAAAGGTGGAGAACGAGCCTGCATGCTTTATATTATCCAACGCGAGGATGTTTCAAGGTTTAAACCTGCCAAGGAAATTGATCCAGAGTATGCAAGACTATTAAAAGAAGCAAAAGAGATTGGTGTTGAGATACTGGTATATCGATGCAGTGTGACTCCCAAAGAAGTTAAGGTCGACACTGCTATACCTTATGAATTATAG
- a CDS encoding metal-dependent phosphohydrolase, which yields MSKILLISDNEVLNSLYSVNLKIYAGLECEVKNSLEEIVDIIESESFDYKMVISLCMIGDQDTALLVYHYLVENDRESIPLIVMGKQSEVPTEVQQLGNLFDVKSLIGEVASSLNITAQDMARREVPDFYPMPIRLFFPLRNAPCNTFYSVRSANGENEYLTIFQENEGIWPKIRSYLDEGVHVLYVEAKNRFTLAKIVTTQLIDDMNGLSERSETSEKLDKVELGIETVAEQIFDGEMTKEIVKLSTQCMETLSEVMNELPDLKGLLRDLTSNKSGFLYSHSVIAGFVATHILDNIEWGGESHKEKLKFVLFFHDMHLVSVYKKYPDLMYEENLIFDARLSEEEKEIVISHANEAADAIKRFPKCPMGVDTIIRQHHGTANGLGFATTYKDDISPLAKVLIIAEAFTEELLKNLHSGNKVDIPVIVDELCEKFPKHTYVKIAKELLNLKL from the coding sequence ATGTCAAAGATTTTGCTTATTTCAGATAATGAAGTTTTAAATTCACTCTATAGTGTGAATCTAAAAATCTATGCTGGGCTTGAGTGTGAGGTAAAAAATTCACTTGAGGAGATTGTAGATATCATTGAATCAGAAAGCTTTGACTACAAGATGGTTATATCTCTATGTATGATTGGGGATCAGGACACAGCATTGCTCGTGTATCACTATCTTGTTGAAAATGATCGTGAATCCATTCCATTAATTGTTATGGGAAAACAAAGTGAAGTTCCAACAGAGGTACAACAACTTGGGAACCTCTTTGATGTGAAGTCCCTGATTGGTGAGGTTGCGAGTAGTTTGAATATTACTGCCCAAGATATGGCAAGAAGGGAAGTTCCCGATTTCTATCCAATGCCAATACGCCTTTTCTTTCCTTTGAGAAATGCTCCCTGTAATACTTTTTATTCCGTAAGATCAGCTAATGGTGAAAATGAGTATCTCACAATCTTTCAGGAGAATGAGGGTATTTGGCCAAAGATTAGAAGTTATCTCGATGAAGGAGTCCATGTCCTCTATGTCGAAGCTAAGAATCGTTTTACTCTAGCAAAAATTGTTACGACTCAACTTATTGACGACATGAATGGACTTAGTGAGAGAAGTGAAACTAGTGAGAAACTTGATAAAGTAGAACTTGGAATTGAAACTGTTGCAGAACAGATATTCGATGGCGAGATGACAAAAGAGATCGTCAAACTTTCAACTCAATGTATGGAAACACTTTCAGAAGTCATGAATGAGCTTCCTGATTTAAAGGGACTTCTTCGTGATCTAACAAGTAATAAATCTGGATTCTTGTATAGTCATTCTGTTATTGCTGGTTTTGTGGCAACTCATATCCTTGATAATATCGAATGGGGTGGAGAGTCCCATAAAGAAAAATTAAAATTCGTTTTATTTTTCCACGATATGCACTTAGTAAGTGTTTATAAAAAATATCCTGATTTAATGTATGAGGAGAACTTGATATTTGATGCTCGACTTTCTGAGGAAGAAAAAGAAATTGTTATCTCTCATGCAAATGAAGCCGCAGATGCCATTAAGAGATTTCCAAAATGTCCAATGGGCGTTGATACAATTATCAGACAGCACCATGGTACAGCTAATGGACTAGGTTTTGCTACGACATACAAAGATGATATTTCACCTCTTGCTAAGGTTCTTATTATCGCGGAGGCATTTACTGAGGAGCTTCTTAAAAACCTACACAGTGGGAACAAAGTCGACATTCCTGTGATTGTGGATGAACTCTGTGAAAAATTTCCAAAGCATACCTATGTAAAGATTGCAAAAGAACTACTTAATCTTAAATTATAG
- a CDS encoding citrate synthase, whose protein sequence is MSDNAKLEIKGNTYELPVITGTEGETAIDITTLRAKSGVITIDNGFMNTGSCKSAITFLDGEKGILRYRGYPIEQLAESSNFVETSYLLFNGELPTKAEHDAFYSKISSFSSLPSGVKNILNQFPATAHPMGVLSATISALSGFYPEYLTAEATEEIKNKSIAQLMAQVKIIMANFYRKTIGKDPVDSNPALGYSKDFLNMMFDKEIDDEVAHALDTLLILHADHEQNCSTSTVRVVGSSHANVFASISGGVDALWGQLHGGANQAVLEMLDEIKNDGGDYKKFINKAKDKDDSFRLMGFGHRVYKNFDPRAKIIKKACDVVLEKLNVQDPLLAIARGLEEEALKDEYFVQRNLYPNVDFYSGIIYKALGIPTNMFTAMFVLGRLPGWLSQWKELREDTTGKIARPRQIYVGENERNYKKISDR, encoded by the coding sequence ATGTCTGATAACGCGAAACTCGAAATCAAAGGTAACACTTATGAGCTTCCAGTAATTACTGGTACAGAAGGTGAAACTGCGATCGATATTACAACACTGAGAGCGAAATCTGGTGTTATTACAATTGATAATGGGTTTATGAATACTGGTTCTTGTAAATCAGCGATTACTTTTCTTGATGGAGAAAAAGGAATCCTAAGATACCGTGGTTACCCAATTGAGCAACTTGCTGAGAGTTCTAACTTTGTTGAAACTTCATACTTACTATTTAATGGTGAGCTTCCAACTAAAGCTGAGCATGATGCATTCTACTCAAAGATCTCTAGTTTTTCTTCACTACCAAGTGGAGTAAAAAATATTCTTAATCAATTCCCTGCAACTGCTCACCCAATGGGTGTTCTTTCTGCAACGATCTCTGCACTAAGTGGATTCTACCCAGAATATTTAACAGCAGAAGCGACAGAAGAAATTAAGAATAAGTCGATTGCACAACTTATGGCACAAGTTAAAATCATCATGGCTAACTTCTATAGAAAAACTATTGGAAAGGATCCTGTTGATTCTAATCCAGCTCTAGGTTACTCAAAAGATTTCCTAAATATGATGTTTGATAAAGAAATTGATGATGAAGTTGCTCACGCACTTGATACTCTTCTAATCCTACACGCAGACCACGAGCAAAACTGTTCTACATCTACTGTAAGAGTTGTTGGTTCAAGTCATGCAAACGTATTCGCATCTATTTCTGGTGGTGTTGATGCTCTTTGGGGTCAATTACACGGTGGTGCTAATCAGGCCGTTCTTGAAATGCTTGACGAGATTAAGAATGATGGTGGTGACTATAAGAAATTTATCAACAAAGCAAAAGATAAAGATGATAGCTTCAGACTTATGGGATTTGGACATAGAGTTTATAAGAACTTTGATCCAAGAGCTAAGATCATTAAGAAAGCTTGTGATGTTGTTCTTGAAAAACTTAATGTTCAAGATCCACTTCTTGCAATTGCGAGAGGACTTGAAGAGGAAGCTCTTAAAGATGAGTACTTTGTACAAAGAAATCTATATCCAAACGTAGACTTCTATTCAGGGATTATCTATAAGGCGCTTGGAATTCCAACAAACATGTTTACAGCAATGTTCGTTCTTGGAAGACTTCCTGGTTGGTTATCTCAGTGGAAAGAACTAAGAGAAGATACAACTGGTAAAATTGCAAGACCTCGTCAAATTTACGTTGGTGAGAACGAAAGAAACTACAAAAAAATCTCAGACAGATAA
- a CDS encoding sensor histidine kinase → MLNALLEIQNCFKSYKNIHSAFESSCKHMGEFLDAHRIVIFDRRFDEERDEAYISFYHEWADVGRPLRYSTNQVPRRLYLDDIYKAYNQIAVESFFVLYPDRLNKKVDPTLREFYRDSDIKSVLILPIIVHNEIWGSFTVHDLDIERDFEADGTVQRAVYLAGEISSFIERVRQYNKRVLTQLDDHSYRMESLGRMAASIAHEINNPIFLIGGFATRIEQIFEEGDVEKKSEEVLRCLDLIQKSCKKTSNIIEGLRLMSRPTKRDELEVCDLKDIINRTVDISKERLQFDKIEIIKEFNDDQEFLVECKPGQLSQVLTNLVNNSFDSLIEKDIKRWIKIECTKTDSCVKLSFTDAGQRPSDDIIKNMIEPFYTTKPPGKGTGLGLSLCKEIIKRFNGNFDVDRTSEFMKFDIELPLISFDEDE, encoded by the coding sequence ATGTTAAATGCGCTTCTTGAAATTCAAAATTGCTTTAAGTCTTATAAGAATATTCATTCTGCCTTTGAGTCTTCTTGTAAGCATATGGGAGAATTTCTCGATGCACATCGGATTGTAATTTTTGATCGTCGATTCGATGAAGAACGTGATGAAGCTTATATTTCTTTCTATCATGAGTGGGCTGATGTTGGGCGACCTCTGCGATACTCAACAAATCAAGTACCGAGACGCTTATATCTCGATGACATTTACAAGGCATATAATCAAATTGCTGTAGAATCGTTCTTTGTTTTGTATCCAGACCGTCTTAATAAAAAAGTAGATCCTACATTAAGAGAATTTTATCGTGATTCAGATATTAAATCTGTCTTAATTCTACCAATTATTGTTCACAACGAAATTTGGGGAAGCTTTACTGTTCACGATTTAGATATTGAAAGAGACTTTGAAGCTGATGGAACAGTTCAAAGAGCAGTTTATTTAGCCGGAGAGATTAGCTCATTCATTGAAAGAGTACGTCAATATAACAAAAGGGTGCTTACTCAGCTCGATGATCACTCTTATAGAATGGAGTCACTGGGACGAATGGCCGCAAGTATTGCTCACGAAATTAATAATCCTATTTTCTTGATTGGTGGCTTTGCTACACGTATTGAACAAATTTTTGAAGAAGGTGATGTTGAGAAAAAAAGTGAAGAAGTTCTACGCTGTCTTGATCTCATCCAAAAAAGTTGTAAGAAGACTTCGAATATCATCGAAGGTCTAAGACTGATGTCGAGACCAACAAAGCGAGATGAGTTAGAGGTTTGTGATCTAAAAGATATTATCAATAGAACAGTTGATATCTCAAAAGAGCGATTACAATTTGATAAAATTGAAATAATTAAAGAGTTTAATGATGATCAAGAGTTCTTGGTTGAATGTAAGCCTGGCCAGCTGTCACAAGTACTTACTAACTTAGTTAACAATAGTTTCGATTCATTAATTGAAAAAGATATTAAACGTTGGATAAAGATTGAATGCACAAAAACAGACTCTTGTGTGAAGCTCTCCTTTACTGACGCAGGACAAAGACCAAGTGATGATATTATAAAAAATATGATCGAACCCTTTTATACAACTAAACCTCCAGGGAAGGGAACTGGCCTAGGTCTGAGCCTCTGTAAAGAGATCATAAAAAGATTTAATGGGAATTTTGATGTTGATAGGACTTCAGAGTTCATGAAGTTTGATATAGAATTACCACTAATAAGTTTTGATGAAGACGAATAA
- the pyrE gene encoding orotate phosphoribosyltransferase, producing the protein MKDLLVGMLDVGCLKISPKKPFTYTSGLKGPLYCDNRLIPSHPHLRKLVAKGFSDLIDKNHLEYDHISGVATAGITHAAFLAEYRNEPMCYIRSKPKGHGLSKIVEGDVKESANLLLVEDLVNQGASLEAVILQLREHGYKVSSALSIVDYQTPKAQKLLRNLKVDLFSLINFSELAEMALSEKIVDEEGYDLLKSWHADPENWAL; encoded by the coding sequence TTGAAAGATTTATTAGTTGGCATGCTTGATGTTGGATGTTTAAAAATATCTCCAAAAAAGCCATTCACCTATACTTCTGGACTCAAAGGGCCATTATATTGTGACAATCGTCTCATTCCATCCCACCCACATCTTAGAAAACTAGTCGCCAAAGGTTTCTCTGATTTAATAGATAAAAACCATTTAGAATATGACCATATTTCCGGTGTAGCAACCGCGGGAATTACTCATGCAGCTTTCTTAGCCGAATATAGAAATGAACCAATGTGTTACATTCGCAGCAAGCCTAAGGGACATGGCCTGTCAAAAATAGTTGAGGGTGATGTTAAAGAGAGTGCAAATCTACTTTTAGTTGAAGATCTTGTGAATCAGGGAGCTAGTCTTGAGGCTGTAATTCTCCAACTAAGGGAACATGGCTACAAAGTAAGCTCGGCGCTTAGCATTGTTGACTATCAAACTCCTAAAGCGCAGAAATTACTCAGGAATTTAAAAGTTGACCTTTTTTCTCTAATTAATTTTTCCGAGCTTGCCGAAATGGCATTAAGTGAAAAAATTGTTGATGAAGAGGGATATGATCTTTTGAAAAGCTGGCATGCAGACCCTGAGAATTGGGCCCTGTAA